AATTTTGAAAAATTATCAGATTTGCTGGCTTCTGCATAATTGACTGGCATTGCTGTTATTTATTAACTGATGCATGCAATAGCTAAGGAATTTTTATCACAAAGGACTGCTAAACCCGCTAAGCAGGATAGGGATTTGCAACTCCGTCCTGCTGTGTATGAGCTTATGAATTGTCATGCTTATGTAGGTGCGAATTCACTTGTGCTCTTTAGGGTATTCGCACTTAACCCTCTTTAAAAGATAGCAAGCGTTTCGGGTCGAATACCGCCAAGGGGCACCAGTAAATTCGACCCTGCAGTGTGCGTTTGACGGCTGTTTCGGCCTTCAGTTAAACAGAGACCCCTTCAGATTAGAGCCGGGCATTTATAAGAACGCTGACCGCTCGTGGCAATGACAAACCTCTATGCGGCTTTCAGTAAGGCCGATAACTTCTCGAAATTTACCGGCTTGAGCAAATGGTGGTTGAAGCCGGCCGAGCGCGAGCGTTCGCGGTCTTCGGTCTGGCCGTAGCCGGTCAGGGCGACCAGGACCGCCTCGCGCGTTTCGGGCAGCGTGCGCAGTCGCCGGGCCACCTCGTAACCGTCCAGGTCGGGCAGGCCGATGTCCAGCAGCACTACCTGCGGCCGGAACGCCTGCGCCCGCTCGAGCGCCTTCAGGCCGCAATCGGCAGTTTCCACCTCATGCCCTTCCGCTTGCAGCAGCAGGGTCAGGCTTTCGGCCGCATCGGCATAGTCGTCGACCACCAGAATGCGGAATTTAGGCATCGGCAACGCGGATTTTGCCTGCACGGATTCAATAGCGGAGGATGGCATCGGCAATGCCGGCAATCGCACCGTAAAGGTGCTGCCCTGGCCGATGCCGGCGCTCGAGGCCGTGACCGTGCCGCCATGTATTTCGACCAGCTCTCGCACCAGCGTCAATCCGATGCCCAGTCCGCCTTGGGCATGGGCCAGAGAATGGTCGGCCTGGGTAAAGAGGTCGAAAATCTGCGGCAGGATATCGGGGGAGATGCCTATGCCCGTGTCCCGTACCTCGATGACAGCAGAGGAATCTTCGCGCATCACGCTGAGCGTGATTTTACCGCCTTCGCTGGTGTATTTGGCGGCATTGTTCAGCAAATTGGACAGTACCTGTGCCAACCGGACACGGTCGCCTTCGATCCATGGCGGCGTCGTAGTCTGGGAGACGATCAATTCCTGGTCACGTGATTCGATCAGAGGCCGACTGGTTTCAATGGCATTATTCAAAATCTCTGTAAGCTCGAACCGCTCCATGTTTAGTCGGATTTTCCCTTGCATGATGCGCGCCACATCGAGCAGGTCATCAAGCAGCCGCGCCATATGAGTCACTTGGCGATCAATGACATTGCGGCTCCATGCCAGCTTGGGATCAGTCGGTTCCAGCATTTTCAGCAACTGCACGGCATTGCGGATGGGCGCCAGCGGATTGCGCAACTCGTGGGCCAGCATCGCCAGAAACTCGTCTTTACGCCGGTCCGCCAGGCGTAGCGCTTCTTCGGCGCGTTTGCGCTCGGTAATATCGGACGCTACGCCCAGCAGCTTATTACAACTATTGTCGTCTTCAAATAGCGGAATCTTGACAGTGCTGTACCAGTGTACGACGTCGCCATTTCTACAGGTGACTTTTTCTTCTGGAATAATTTTGGGTTCACGGTTGCGTATCACATCGAGGTCATCCTGACGGAAATGAGCCACTTCGTCAGCATCGAAATTGAAGTCTGCATCAGTCAAACCGATCAAGCCTTCCGGGTCTGTGCCATAGCAGTGGGCCAAGCTTTTATTCCCTAATATGAACCGTCCCTCTTTGTCCTTGACGAAAATCATACTGGGGGCCGCGTCGATGACTTGTCTGAGAAAGGCGCGCTCATGATGCAGTGCTTCTTGAGCACCTTTGATATCAGTGATATCTTCAGTGGTGCCAAAGGCGCCTAGCAGCGAGCCATGCTCGTCGAATTCCAATTCAGCCAGTTCACGCACCCACTTGATATTTTTGCCCGCTACAACTCGATGTTCAATATCATAGGGTTTTCCTGTAAGGGCCTCTTTCCATGCCTGATCGACTGATTTCCTGTCTTCAGGATGAACAACATTAAGAAATGATTGATAAGTTAAAGGCGTTGCATCTTTGGGGACGCCAAAAATTCGGTAATTTTCGTCTGACCATTCCAGTTTGTCTTTGTGAATGTCCAAGCGCCAACTGCCGACATGAGCGACCGCCTGGGCGCGATTCAGATCGATCTGGCTTTCTCTCAAAGCTTCTTCAACTCGCTTGCGGTCAGTGATATTCGTGCTTACTGTGGCAAAGCCGACTATTTTGCCGCTTGAATCCTTTAGAGTGAAGACGTTGTAGATAATCCATACTGCCTCGCCGGTTTTAAAGTGCCGCAAGCGGATTTCATCAACATTTCGGCCGTTCTTCAATGCCACGGGAAAGAATTCGTTCATGACGAACTCCTGATCTTCCGGAAAAAAGAATTCTTTGACCGGTGTTTTTATTCCTTGCTCGAGACTATCCAGACCTACGAGACTCAAGCCGGCATCGTTGATAAAAAAAGGCATAAATTCCATATCGCACATGCCGATAAATTCGGTGCTGCTTTTGGCAAGTTCCACATATAAGTCGCGCTCCGCTTTTGTCTTGTTGCGTTCGGCGATTTCTTTCTTAAGTTGCTTCTCTCGTTCCATGACCTTATACAATACTCGCTTTTCCCGCTTATATAAGAGCGAAACTATCAGGCTGAATATTATGCCTACACTTACTAAAAGTACGATGCGTAGTTCTTCACTGGCTTTGGCGATATAAAACGATTCATAAGGGGCGATTAAAAAATAAGCGCTTGCCGTCGCGCTCAACAGTGTAGTGAAAAAACCCGCGATCAATCCACCGTACCAGGCGGCGAAGGCAATAACGGTTATAAAGAGCAGCAGCGGTGGTGAATCCCCGAAAATGAATTGGAGGTCCTTCAAGATAATCAGGATAGCTGCGACGCCTAATATCGAGGTTATATAGACGTTACTGAGAAAAGATTTAATATGAATCATTTTTATCTGTAGCGATCTATATCGTTGTTCATGGGCTTAATCCATTGCATGAGAACTCCAGAGAATAAGATAGACGAAGTTTAAGTCAATAACCTTTTAATCTTAAATGGTGAAAATACTTATAAATTAATCAATGAAGGCGGATGATCATCTTTTCCTTCCATAGTAAAGCCTATGAAAACATGCGATGATAGGCCAAATTGTTTTTACGATCACATTTTTTAAAGTAGAGAATTTTTTAAAGCCCAGGTTCAATGATAAAAAGCATAATCATTGACCGATACAGAAACTGCGGAGAAATTGATGCTCAATAAAGTGATGTTGATAGGCAACTTAGGGGCAGACCCCGAAGTTCGGTATATGCCGTCAGGTGGCGCTGTCACCAATATCAGCCTGGCCACCACAAGACGATGGAAAGATAAACAAACCAATGAAAGACGTGAGGCCACTGAATGGCATCGCGTAATATTTTTTAACCGTTTAGCTGAAGTGGCGGGTGAATATCTCAAGAAAGGCAGTCAGGTTTATGTTGAAGGGCGCTTGCAAACCAGAAAATGGCAAGGCCAGGATGGGCAAGATCGTTATACGACTGAAATCATAGCGGAAGAAATGCATATGCTGGGCAGCCGCAGCGGTGGAACAGCCGGTTTTGGAATGGATCAGTCTCAGTCAGGTCACTCTGCACCGCCTTCAAGACCTCAACCTTCGCAGGGCAATGCGCCGTCGATGCCGACGCCACCGCCAGATTATGATGATTTTGATGACGATATTCCATTCTAATTTACACCATAGACAATTTATGTAAATTATTTAATTAAGCCTCTGTTATTAGAGGCTTTTTTGTTTCTAACGATAAAAATGCCTTGGATGTATTAGCTCATCAAATGAGTGTCTTCTTAATGAGTTGATCAAAATCATTATAAATTCTATCCAGTCGGTCATTATTACGATTCATGCCCTGTCGCTCAGGCTTCTTTAAATTTAGGAGGCGCTATGTCAGTAGGAACAATTTGTAATCGTGAAGTGGTCATCACCGAAAAGGAGTCCTCTGTCTCGGAGGCTGCAAAGCTTATGCGCGAGTATCATGTCGGTAATGTGATCGTCACTGAAAATCGTAATGGCTTGAATTATCCGGTAGGCGTGGTAACAGACAGGGATATCGTAATTAAGCTCATCGCCAAGGATATCGATATTGATGCGGTCGACGTCGGCATCATTATGGCTGAAGACCTTGTCGTGGCCAGAGAGAATGATGACCTGATCGATACCGTTAAAAAAATGTGCAGCAAAGGCATTCGGCGTCTGCCTGTGGTTGATGCGGGGGGCGCTCTGATCGGTATCCTGGCCATGGACGATTTAATTGATCTGTTTGCCGAGCAACTAAGAGATCTGGCCGGCGTGATCAGAAAAGAGCTGGTCTGTGAAAAGAATCTCAGGCCATAAATATTATTGCTGTGTCAGGCGTTTTTGTAACCATTCATCGATAACGGACAGGATATGCTCGCGCAACGGCGAGGATGAAA
This is a stretch of genomic DNA from Methylobacter sp. YRD-M1. It encodes these proteins:
- a CDS encoding PAS domain S-box protein, whose product is MIHIKSFLSNVYITSILGVAAILIILKDLQFIFGDSPPLLLFITVIAFAAWYGGLIAGFFTTLLSATASAYFLIAPYESFYIAKASEELRIVLLVSVGIIFSLIVSLLYKREKRVLYKVMEREKQLKKEIAERNKTKAERDLYVELAKSSTEFIGMCDMEFMPFFINDAGLSLVGLDSLEQGIKTPVKEFFFPEDQEFVMNEFFPVALKNGRNVDEIRLRHFKTGEAVWIIYNVFTLKDSSGKIVGFATVSTNITDRKRVEEALRESQIDLNRAQAVAHVGSWRLDIHKDKLEWSDENYRIFGVPKDATPLTYQSFLNVVHPEDRKSVDQAWKEALTGKPYDIEHRVVAGKNIKWVRELAELEFDEHGSLLGAFGTTEDITDIKGAQEALHHERAFLRQVIDAAPSMIFVKDKEGRFILGNKSLAHCYGTDPEGLIGLTDADFNFDADEVAHFRQDDLDVIRNREPKIIPEEKVTCRNGDVVHWYSTVKIPLFEDDNSCNKLLGVASDITERKRAEEALRLADRRKDEFLAMLAHELRNPLAPIRNAVQLLKMLEPTDPKLAWSRNVIDRQVTHMARLLDDLLDVARIMQGKIRLNMERFELTEILNNAIETSRPLIESRDQELIVSQTTTPPWIEGDRVRLAQVLSNLLNNAAKYTSEGGKITLSVMREDSSAVIEVRDTGIGISPDILPQIFDLFTQADHSLAHAQGGLGIGLTLVRELVEIHGGTVTASSAGIGQGSTFTVRLPALPMPSSAIESVQAKSALPMPKFRILVVDDYADAAESLTLLLQAEGHEVETADCGLKALERAQAFRPQVVLLDIGLPDLDGYEVARRLRTLPETREAVLVALTGYGQTEDRERSRSAGFNHHLLKPVNFEKLSALLKAA
- a CDS encoding single-stranded DNA-binding protein; this encodes MLNKVMLIGNLGADPEVRYMPSGGAVTNISLATTRRWKDKQTNERREATEWHRVIFFNRLAEVAGEYLKKGSQVYVEGRLQTRKWQGQDGQDRYTTEIIAEEMHMLGSRSGGTAGFGMDQSQSGHSAPPSRPQPSQGNAPSMPTPPPDYDDFDDDIPF
- a CDS encoding CBS domain-containing protein, which encodes MSVGTICNREVVITEKESSVSEAAKLMREYHVGNVIVTENRNGLNYPVGVVTDRDIVIKLIAKDIDIDAVDVGIIMAEDLVVARENDDLIDTVKKMCSKGIRRLPVVDAGGALIGILAMDDLIDLFAEQLRDLAGVIRKELVCEKNLRP